Proteins encoded in a region of the Streptomyces sp. NBC_00310 genome:
- a CDS encoding SDR family NAD(P)-dependent oxidoreductase — MTTFALIGAGPGLGLATARRFGAAGHTVALIARDAEKLNGLTATLARDDIQARGYTADVLDIESLTAALHAAAAALGTVEILQYSPVPRADFMKPVLDTSADDLDAPLAFSVKGPVTAVNAVLPGMRELGRGTLLFVNGSSAVRPNPNVAGTSIAFAAESAYTRILHDTLAPENIHAAQLIIPGAIRPDAEHSSPDALAQRLYDIHQQRDGFRHYAEPLPD, encoded by the coding sequence GTGACCACCTTCGCCCTCATCGGGGCCGGCCCCGGCCTCGGGTTGGCCACCGCCCGCCGCTTCGGAGCCGCCGGCCACACCGTCGCCCTCATCGCCCGCGACGCGGAGAAGCTGAACGGTCTGACGGCCACCCTCGCCCGTGACGACATCCAGGCGCGCGGCTACACGGCCGACGTCCTGGACATCGAGTCCCTGACCGCGGCCCTGCACGCGGCCGCGGCCGCCCTGGGCACCGTCGAGATCCTCCAGTACAGCCCCGTGCCCCGCGCCGACTTCATGAAGCCGGTCCTCGACACGAGCGCCGACGACCTGGACGCCCCGCTCGCCTTCTCCGTCAAGGGACCGGTCACCGCGGTGAACGCCGTCCTGCCCGGCATGCGCGAACTCGGCCGCGGCACACTGCTGTTCGTCAACGGCTCCAGCGCCGTACGCCCCAACCCGAACGTCGCCGGCACCTCCATCGCCTTCGCCGCCGAGAGCGCCTACACCCGCATACTCCACGACACCCTCGCCCCGGAGAACATCCACGCCGCCCAGCTGATCATCCCCGGAGCGATCCGGCCCGACGCCGAACACAGCAGCCCCGACGCGCTGGCACAGCGGCTGTACGACATCCACCAGCAGCGGGACGGCTTCCGCCACTACGCCG
- a CDS encoding HAD family hydrolase encodes MIRTLFETPSAYRPSDAETAAPVPPVQAVLFDFSNTLFQMIDLETWLRRVGSAAGRLAVLNEPGAVAGISDQLRAAFRLPCVVALQEGRDLSSEQHRRAMWGWWEQVDFLRGAEEAAYRELTAPDAWVPYPDTEPVLRALRERALHIAVVSDFAWDLRTHLAHNGLDALIDTCVISYEQGREKPDPQLFLKACADLGADPRASLMVGDNPVRDGGAAACGLRTYILPAEHRTGERGLTDVLRLVV; translated from the coding sequence GTGATACGCACCCTGTTCGAAACCCCCAGCGCCTACCGCCCCAGCGACGCCGAGACGGCCGCGCCGGTGCCCCCGGTCCAGGCCGTCCTGTTCGACTTCAGCAACACCCTCTTCCAGATGATCGACCTGGAGACGTGGCTGCGCCGGGTCGGCTCCGCGGCTGGCCGCCTGGCCGTGTTGAACGAGCCCGGCGCGGTGGCCGGGATCTCCGACCAGTTGCGCGCCGCCTTCCGGCTGCCCTGCGTCGTCGCCCTCCAGGAAGGTCGTGATCTCTCCTCCGAACAGCACCGCCGCGCCATGTGGGGATGGTGGGAGCAGGTGGACTTCCTGCGCGGCGCGGAGGAGGCGGCCTACCGGGAGCTCACCGCTCCGGACGCCTGGGTTCCCTATCCCGACACCGAACCGGTACTGCGTGCCCTGCGCGAGCGCGCACTGCACATCGCCGTCGTCAGCGACTTCGCCTGGGACCTGCGCACCCACCTCGCCCACAACGGGCTGGACGCCTTGATCGACACCTGCGTCATCTCCTACGAGCAGGGCCGGGAAAAGCCCGACCCGCAGCTGTTCCTCAAAGCCTGCGCAGATCTCGGCGCGGACCCCCGCGCCTCCCTCATGGTCGGTGACAACCCGGTCCGCGACGGCGGCGCAGCCGCCTGCGGTCTGCGCACCTACATCCTGCCGGCGGAACACCGCACCGGAGAGCGCGGCCTGACGGATGTGCTGCGGCTCGTGGTCTGA
- a CDS encoding DeoR/GlpR family DNA-binding transcription regulator codes for MTARTRLSQAAVEERRQAVLRYVADHGETRIDDLARHFDVSLMTMHRDLDDLTGRHLLRKERGRAVAFPALTMETATRFRENSALAAKHALCAAVADRIRPGSTVLMEDSTTLFPLVPALAEVDQLHVVTNSVGLAQRLGSAAPAVNVTLLGGRYRGDFNSCTGPTVTRALSRIRADLALMSATAVLDGRLFHPLNDYVEVKLAMLASAEQALLLVDHSKFGKTATYAYGTVADYHTVITDTATPDAELAAIRDLGVPAETVEPEEPTL; via the coding sequence GTGACCGCCCGTACGCGACTGTCACAGGCGGCCGTCGAGGAACGGCGCCAGGCCGTGCTGCGGTACGTCGCCGACCACGGCGAGACCCGCATCGACGACCTCGCCCGGCACTTCGACGTCAGCCTGATGACGATGCACCGGGACCTGGACGACCTCACCGGGCGGCATCTGCTGCGCAAGGAGCGCGGGCGGGCCGTCGCGTTCCCCGCCCTCACCATGGAGACGGCCACCCGCTTCCGGGAGAACAGCGCCCTCGCGGCCAAGCACGCGCTGTGCGCGGCCGTCGCCGACCGGATCAGACCGGGCAGCACGGTGCTCATGGAAGACTCGACCACCCTGTTCCCCCTGGTCCCGGCACTGGCAGAGGTGGATCAGCTGCATGTCGTCACCAACTCGGTCGGCCTCGCCCAGCGCCTCGGGTCCGCCGCCCCTGCGGTGAACGTCACCCTGCTGGGCGGCCGCTACCGCGGCGACTTCAACTCCTGCACCGGCCCGACCGTCACCCGCGCCCTGTCCCGAATCCGGGCTGATCTCGCCCTGATGTCCGCCACCGCAGTCTTGGACGGACGCCTCTTCCACCCCCTGAACGACTACGTCGAGGTGAAGCTGGCCATGCTCGCCTCCGCCGAACAGGCGCTGCTCCTGGTGGACCACTCGAAGTTCGGCAAGACCGCCACGTACGCGTACGGCACCGTGGCCGACTACCACACCGTCATAACCGACACCGCCACCCCCGACGCGGAACTCGCGGCCATACGCGACCTTGGAGTCCCCGCCGAGACGGTCGAACCCGAAGAGCCCACCCTGTGA
- a CDS encoding zinc-dependent alcohol dehydrogenase: protein MTEQIRRVLVRSLDDITLEEVPTPVPDDGELLIRTTVVGVCGSDTHAAAGHHPFIDLPYRPGHEAVGIVATAGKGAEDFAPGDRVIIEPNLYCGRCPQCRSGRYNICQELKVFGCQTPGAMADLFAIPADRVHRVPDGMTDIEAALVEPLATPVHAVAKAGDLTGRTVVVLGAGPIGLLVLAAARHAGAARIAVTDLLPGKRDRALRLGADAALPADATDLADQAHVALGGPADVVFDCVAREQSIAQATDLVTKGGTIIVVGVGAAGTTPVRLDLIQDREIRVEGTLMYTGDDYRTAMSLISSGAIDTAEIVTATYPLEDAAKAFAASVDPEQVKVLVTVDGP from the coding sequence ATGACCGAGCAGATCCGCCGTGTTCTCGTCCGTTCTCTCGACGACATCACTCTCGAGGAGGTGCCCACCCCCGTTCCCGATGACGGCGAACTCCTCATACGCACCACGGTCGTCGGCGTATGCGGCTCCGACACCCATGCGGCGGCCGGCCACCACCCCTTCATCGACCTTCCCTACCGCCCCGGCCACGAGGCGGTGGGCATCGTCGCCACGGCCGGGAAGGGAGCCGAGGACTTCGCGCCCGGCGACCGGGTGATCATCGAGCCCAACCTGTATTGCGGCCGGTGCCCGCAGTGCCGCTCCGGCCGCTACAACATCTGCCAGGAGCTGAAGGTCTTCGGCTGCCAGACGCCCGGCGCCATGGCCGACCTGTTCGCCATCCCGGCAGACCGCGTCCACCGCGTTCCGGACGGCATGACCGACATCGAGGCCGCCCTCGTCGAGCCCCTGGCCACCCCGGTGCACGCCGTGGCGAAGGCGGGTGACCTCACCGGACGGACGGTCGTCGTACTCGGCGCGGGGCCCATCGGTCTGCTCGTCCTCGCTGCCGCCAGGCACGCGGGCGCCGCGAGGATCGCCGTCACCGACCTGCTGCCGGGCAAGCGGGACCGCGCTCTGCGTCTCGGAGCCGACGCGGCTCTGCCCGCCGACGCCACCGACCTCGCCGACCAGGCCCACGTGGCGCTCGGCGGACCGGCCGACGTGGTCTTCGACTGCGTGGCGCGCGAACAGTCCATCGCCCAGGCCACCGACCTGGTCACCAAGGGCGGCACGATCATCGTCGTCGGCGTCGGCGCCGCCGGCACCACCCCGGTCCGCCTCGACCTGATCCAGGACCGCGAAATCCGCGTCGAGGGCACCCTCATGTACACCGGCGACGACTACCGCACCGCGATGTCCCTGATCTCGTCCGGCGCCATCGACACGGCCGAGATCGTCACCGCCACCTACCCGCTGGAGGACGCCGCCAAGGCGTTCGCCGCATCCGTCGACCCCGAGCAGGTCAAGGTACTGGTCACGGTGGACGGACCGTAG
- a CDS encoding zinc-dependent alcohol dehydrogenase family protein has translation MRAAVITEPGSVELATVEDPAPGPREVVVEVAATGLYGTDLHILQGEFAPKLPIIPGHEFAGEIVALGREVTELALGDQVAVDPSLYCFECHYCRLGHNNLCERWAAIGVTHPGAAAEYAVAPAANCVRLPDHIDAHDAALIEPLSCAVRGYDVLRSSLASRVLVYGAGTMGLMMLQLAKATGAASVDVVDINAERLATAWQLGCSAGAASADELDRPPYGWDLVVDAIGNAEAIQDALGRVGKGGTYLQFGVADYVARATIEPYRIYNQEITITGSMAVLPSFERAADLFATGVINPRVFISDRLPLEAFPDAIARFRAGIGRKIQIQPGLATA, from the coding sequence GTGAGAGCGGCCGTCATCACCGAGCCCGGCAGCGTCGAGCTCGCCACCGTCGAGGACCCCGCTCCCGGCCCGCGCGAGGTCGTCGTCGAGGTCGCGGCCACCGGGCTGTACGGCACCGATTTGCACATCCTCCAGGGGGAGTTCGCACCGAAGCTGCCCATCATCCCCGGCCACGAGTTCGCCGGGGAGATCGTGGCCCTCGGCAGAGAGGTCACCGAACTCGCGCTCGGCGACCAGGTCGCCGTGGACCCGTCGCTGTACTGCTTCGAGTGCCACTACTGCCGCCTCGGTCACAACAACCTCTGCGAACGCTGGGCTGCCATCGGCGTCACCCACCCGGGCGCCGCCGCCGAGTACGCCGTGGCGCCCGCCGCCAACTGCGTACGCCTGCCCGACCACATAGACGCCCACGACGCGGCCCTGATCGAGCCGCTGTCCTGCGCGGTGCGCGGCTACGACGTCCTGCGCAGCAGCCTCGCCTCCCGCGTGCTCGTCTACGGCGCCGGAACCATGGGCCTGATGATGCTCCAGCTCGCCAAGGCCACCGGCGCCGCGAGCGTCGACGTCGTCGACATCAACGCCGAACGCCTGGCGACGGCATGGCAATTGGGCTGCTCCGCCGGTGCCGCGTCCGCCGACGAGCTCGACCGGCCACCCTACGGATGGGATCTGGTCGTCGACGCCATCGGCAACGCGGAAGCCATCCAGGACGCCCTCGGCCGGGTGGGTAAAGGGGGCACGTACCTGCAGTTCGGGGTCGCCGACTACGTCGCCCGGGCCACCATCGAGCCGTACAGGATCTACAACCAGGAGATCACGATCACCGGTTCCATGGCCGTGCTGCCCAGCTTCGAACGCGCTGCGGACCTCTTCGCCACCGGTGTCATCAACCCACGCGTCTTCATCAGTGACCGCCTGCCCCTGGAGGCGTTCCCGGACGCCATCGCCCGCTTCCGGGCGGGCATCGGCCGCAAGATCCAGATCCAGCCCGGCCTCGCCACCGCGTGA
- a CDS encoding carbohydrate ABC transporter permease, which yields MSHTAVATPGRFTKLLRRRRDDQGGAPRLSPLWTFVAWLATLAFFAPVAWMVLTSFHQEADAATNPPTPLAALTLDQYELLFSRDITPFLLNSAMASVISTLLVLALAVPAAYALSIKPVEKWTDVMFFFLSTKFLPAIAALLPVYLIVKDAGMLDNVWTLVILYTAMNLPIAVWMMRSFLAEVPKEILEAAEVDGAGLPTVLLRVVAPVAMPGLAATSLICFIFSWNEFMFAVNLTATQASTAPVFLVGFITNEGLFLARLCAAATLVSLPVLIAGFAAQDKLVRGLSLGAVK from the coding sequence ATGAGCCACACAGCAGTCGCCACCCCCGGCAGGTTCACCAAGCTCCTGCGCCGCCGACGCGACGACCAAGGTGGTGCGCCCCGGCTCTCCCCTCTGTGGACGTTCGTCGCGTGGCTGGCCACGCTGGCGTTCTTCGCTCCGGTGGCGTGGATGGTCCTCACCTCCTTCCACCAGGAGGCGGACGCGGCGACCAACCCGCCGACCCCCCTCGCCGCCCTCACCCTCGACCAGTACGAACTCCTCTTCAGCCGGGACATCACCCCCTTCCTCCTCAACTCGGCCATGGCCAGCGTCATCTCGACGCTGCTGGTGCTCGCCCTGGCGGTGCCGGCGGCCTACGCGCTGTCCATCAAGCCGGTCGAGAAGTGGACCGACGTGATGTTCTTCTTCCTGTCCACCAAGTTCCTCCCCGCCATCGCCGCCCTGCTTCCCGTGTACCTGATCGTCAAGGACGCCGGAATGCTCGACAACGTGTGGACACTCGTCATCCTCTACACCGCCATGAACCTGCCGATCGCGGTGTGGATGATGCGCTCGTTCCTCGCCGAGGTCCCCAAGGAGATCCTGGAGGCCGCCGAGGTCGACGGCGCGGGCCTGCCCACCGTGCTGCTGCGGGTCGTCGCACCGGTCGCCATGCCCGGACTCGCCGCCACCTCGCTGATCTGCTTCATCTTCAGCTGGAACGAGTTCATGTTCGCCGTCAACCTCACCGCCACCCAGGCGTCCACCGCGCCGGTGTTCCTGGTCGGCTTCATCACCAACGAGGGCCTGTTCCTGGCCCGGCTGTGCGCGGCGGCCACCCTGGTGTCGCTGCCGGTCCTCATCGCCGGTTTCGCCGCCCAGGACAAGCTGGTCCGCGGCCTGTCCCTGGGAGCGGTGAAGTGA
- a CDS encoding carbohydrate ABC transporter permease: MTTLTAPPKQAPPPVRTRKPSGTAAKWKRRVPLLPALVFTIVVTQLPFVATLVISTFQWNILKPGERHFVGLSNFTFVFTDERLRTAVLNTIVLTASVVLISVLLGLGLAMLLDRRFVGRGLARTLLIAPFLVMPVAAALLWKHAVYNPDYGLLNGTLNAVYRFFGADNGPTVDWVSSYPMPAVVVSLVWQWTPFMMLILLAGLQAQPGDVLEAARMDGASALQTFRHITLPHLRQYIELGVLLGTIYVVQTFDAVFTITQGGPGSQTTNLPYEIYLTMFRKYEYGEAAAAGVVVVLGAFVIATFALRTIASLFREEVSR, encoded by the coding sequence ATGACCACGCTCACCGCACCCCCCAAGCAGGCACCCCCACCCGTCCGTACCCGCAAGCCCTCGGGCACGGCAGCCAAATGGAAGCGCCGCGTCCCGCTGCTGCCCGCGCTGGTCTTCACCATCGTCGTCACGCAGCTGCCCTTCGTGGCCACGCTCGTCATCTCCACCTTCCAATGGAACATCCTCAAGCCGGGCGAGAGGCACTTCGTCGGCCTGTCCAACTTCACGTTCGTCTTCACCGACGAGCGACTGCGCACCGCCGTACTCAACACCATCGTCCTCACCGCGTCGGTGGTGCTCATCAGCGTGCTCCTCGGCCTCGGGCTGGCGATGCTCCTCGACCGCCGCTTCGTGGGCCGAGGGCTGGCGCGCACCCTGCTCATCGCCCCGTTCCTGGTCATGCCGGTCGCGGCGGCGCTGCTGTGGAAGCACGCCGTCTACAACCCCGACTACGGCCTGCTCAACGGCACCCTCAACGCCGTATACCGGTTCTTCGGAGCGGACAACGGCCCCACGGTCGACTGGGTGTCCTCCTACCCGATGCCGGCGGTCGTGGTGTCGCTGGTGTGGCAGTGGACGCCGTTCATGATGCTGATCCTCCTGGCGGGCCTGCAGGCGCAGCCCGGTGACGTCCTGGAGGCGGCCCGCATGGACGGCGCCTCCGCGCTGCAGACCTTCCGCCACATCACGCTGCCGCACCTGCGCCAGTACATCGAGCTGGGCGTCCTGCTCGGCACGATCTACGTCGTGCAGACCTTCGACGCGGTCTTCACCATCACCCAGGGCGGCCCCGGCTCGCAGACCACCAACCTGCCCTACGAGATCTACCTGACCATGTTCCGCAAGTACGAGTACGGCGAGGCGGCCGCCGCCGGTGTCGTCGTGGTGCTCGGCGCGTTCGTGATCGCGACCTTCGCGCTGCGCACCATCGCGTCGCTGTTCCGCGAGGAGGTATCCCGATGA
- a CDS encoding ABC transporter substrate-binding protein produces the protein MRSNRYALIAGAAATALLATACSGAGAGGSSGGGKSINVLMVGNPQMEDIAKLTKDNFTKDTGIKVNFTILPENELRDKVTQDIATQAGQYDVATIGAYEVPIWEKNGWLHDLGSYADKDKGFDKADLLKPMVQSLTGSDGKLYALPFYGESSMLMYNKDVMKAKGITVPERPTWQQIADIAAEVDGAEPGMKGICLRGLAGWGELGAPLTSMVNTFGGTWFTKDWKAQVNSGGFKKATEFYVKLVREHGESGAPQAGFTECLNALSQKKVAMWYDATSAAGSLEDPASSKIAGSVGYAYAPTVETDSSGWLWAWSWAMPKTTKNADAASQFMLWASSKKYENLVGEKLGWARVPAGKRASTYEIPQYKKAAASFGDITLKSIEGADPANPGVQPRPTVGIQYVAIPEFQDLGTKVTQEISAAIAGKTSVDKALDDGQKLAEDVAKTYQK, from the coding sequence ATGCGATCGAACAGATACGCCCTCATCGCCGGCGCCGCCGCCACCGCCCTCCTCGCCACCGCCTGTTCCGGAGCCGGAGCCGGCGGGTCCTCGGGCGGGGGCAAGAGCATCAACGTCCTCATGGTCGGCAACCCGCAGATGGAGGACATCGCGAAGCTCACCAAGGACAACTTCACCAAGGACACCGGGATCAAGGTCAACTTCACGATCCTTCCCGAGAACGAGCTGCGCGACAAAGTCACCCAGGACATCGCCACCCAGGCCGGCCAGTACGACGTCGCCACCATCGGCGCCTACGAGGTGCCCATCTGGGAGAAGAACGGCTGGCTGCACGATCTCGGCTCCTACGCCGACAAGGACAAGGGCTTCGACAAGGCCGACCTGCTCAAGCCGATGGTGCAGTCGCTCACCGGCTCGGACGGCAAGCTCTACGCCCTGCCGTTCTACGGCGAGTCCTCGATGCTCATGTACAACAAGGACGTCATGAAGGCGAAGGGCATCACGGTGCCCGAACGGCCGACCTGGCAGCAGATCGCCGACATCGCGGCCGAGGTCGACGGCGCGGAGCCCGGCATGAAGGGCATCTGCCTGCGCGGTCTGGCCGGCTGGGGCGAGCTCGGCGCGCCGCTGACGTCCATGGTCAACACCTTCGGCGGCACCTGGTTCACCAAGGACTGGAAGGCCCAGGTCAACAGCGGTGGATTCAAGAAGGCCACCGAGTTCTACGTCAAGCTGGTCCGCGAGCACGGCGAGTCCGGTGCCCCGCAGGCCGGGTTCACCGAGTGCTTGAACGCGCTGAGCCAGAAGAAGGTCGCGATGTGGTACGACGCGACCAGCGCCGCCGGATCGCTTGAGGACCCCGCCTCCAGCAAGATCGCCGGCAGCGTCGGCTACGCGTACGCCCCGACCGTCGAGACGGACAGCAGCGGCTGGCTGTGGGCCTGGTCGTGGGCCATGCCCAAGACCACGAAGAACGCCGACGCCGCCTCGCAATTCATGCTGTGGGCCTCCAGCAAGAAGTACGAGAACCTCGTCGGCGAGAAGCTCGGCTGGGCGCGTGTCCCGGCCGGCAAGCGGGCCAGCACGTACGAGATCCCGCAGTACAAGAAGGCCGCCGCCTCGTTCGGCGACATCACCCTGAAGTCCATCGAGGGTGCGGACCCGGCGAACCCGGGCGTCCAGCCCCGGCCGACCGTGGGCATCCAGTACGTGGCCATCCCCGAGTTCCAGGACCTCGGCACCAAGGTCACCCAGGAGATCTCCGCCGCCATCGCCGGCAAGACCAGCGTGGACAAGGCCCTCGACGACGGCCAGAAGCTCGCCGAGGACGTCGCCAAGACCTACCAGAAGTGA
- a CDS encoding carbohydrate kinase family protein encodes MSTRPEPADQPAVVVAGDALVDLTPTRAADGAAALQPRPGGSCLNVAAGLGRLRVPTALLARISDDHFGDLLRTHLAASGTRLTHVLPTADPTTLAAVHLREDGSAAYSFHANGAADRGLRPEHLAALPGGGALPPGAALHLGSLGLLLEPLASTLDGLLRREAGRRLVSLDPNVRPGLVTDRAAYLRRFAEWVALSDVVKASDEDLAWLYPGESYEAVAERWLASGAGLVLITFGPRGAWAAGRDAGVHVPAPTVEVVDTVGAGDAFTAGVLAHLHDTGRLDREGVDALGVGDLARLLSYAVEIAADTCTRAGAQPPYRRDGEPAPA; translated from the coding sequence ATGAGCACCAGACCGGAACCCGCAGACCAGCCTGCCGTCGTCGTCGCCGGAGACGCACTGGTGGACCTCACCCCCACCCGCGCGGCCGACGGCGCCGCCGCGCTCCAGCCGCGCCCGGGCGGCTCCTGCCTCAACGTCGCCGCCGGTCTCGGCCGACTCCGAGTCCCCACGGCGCTGCTCGCCCGCATCTCCGACGACCACTTCGGCGATCTGCTGCGCACGCACCTCGCGGCATCCGGCACCCGCCTGACCCATGTGCTGCCCACGGCCGACCCCACCACCCTCGCCGCCGTGCACCTGCGCGAGGACGGATCGGCCGCCTACTCCTTCCACGCGAACGGCGCCGCCGACCGCGGTCTGCGCCCCGAGCACCTCGCCGCCCTTCCCGGCGGCGGCGCACTGCCCCCCGGCGCGGCACTGCACCTCGGCTCGCTTGGGCTGCTCCTTGAACCCCTGGCCTCGACCCTCGACGGGCTGCTGCGCCGCGAGGCGGGCCGGCGGCTGGTGTCCCTCGACCCGAACGTGCGGCCGGGCCTGGTCACCGACCGCGCCGCCTATCTCCGACGCTTCGCCGAGTGGGTGGCTCTCTCCGACGTGGTGAAAGCGAGTGACGAGGACCTGGCCTGGCTCTACCCCGGCGAGTCGTACGAGGCGGTGGCCGAGCGCTGGCTCGCGTCCGGGGCCGGGCTCGTCCTGATCACGTTCGGCCCCCGAGGAGCCTGGGCCGCCGGCCGCGATGCTGGCGTGCATGTGCCCGCGCCGACGGTCGAGGTCGTCGACACGGTCGGAGCGGGCGACGCCTTCACCGCCGGGGTACTCGCCCACCTGCACGACACCGGCCGACTCGACCGCGAAGGCGTCGACGCTCTCGGCGTCGGCGACCTCGCCCGACTGCTGTCCTACGCCGTGGAGATCGCGGCCGACACCTGCACCCGCGCGGGCGCCCAGCCACCGTATCGCCGCGACGGTGAGCCGGCCCCGGCGTAG
- a CDS encoding FGGY-family carbohydrate kinase has translation MARELLLGVDAGHTVTKAVLFDATGRAVARGSGTLPLKTPRPHWVERDMDEVWRTAFQAIAACLAEAGPDAGRAVAAVGLAGHGDGLYAVDGRGRPVRAGIVAMDTRAEPVLEEWRGTPVWSRALELSGTVPFSGSPAALLAWLVRHEPGVLRQARWLLSCKDWLRLRLTGAVATDPTDASASFTDMRRGGYSPELLDLYGLGALAGLLPPVLPCDAVSGTVTREAAVLTGLTAGTPVVTGAHDVDAAALGIGGTTPGELCLIAGSFSINQVVSERPVVDPRWQVRHFVRPGQWMTMSTSPASVANLEWFLRVTGAPTDERYGVHEAIGREVEACLDGPSEVLFHPFVYGSPHPHPASGTFLGLRGWHGRGHLLRALMEGVVLNHRWHVDVLCSKLPVTGAAARLTGGAAHSAVWSQMFADALRRPVVVSDVPESAARGAALLAATAVGLLDDVTDPRATAAVRRRHEPRPDRVAVLDEAYAVYREALEALGPVWARLDAPKANE, from the coding sequence GTGGCACGTGAACTGCTGCTCGGTGTCGACGCGGGACACACCGTGACCAAGGCCGTGCTGTTCGACGCCACCGGCCGAGCGGTGGCGCGGGGCAGCGGCACACTGCCGCTGAAGACCCCTCGGCCTCACTGGGTCGAGCGGGACATGGACGAGGTGTGGCGGACGGCGTTCCAGGCCATTGCCGCTTGTCTCGCCGAGGCGGGACCGGACGCGGGGCGGGCCGTCGCCGCGGTGGGACTGGCCGGGCACGGCGACGGCCTGTACGCCGTCGATGGGCGGGGTCGGCCGGTACGGGCCGGGATCGTGGCGATGGACACGCGTGCCGAACCGGTGCTGGAGGAGTGGCGTGGCACTCCGGTCTGGTCGCGCGCCCTGGAGTTGTCGGGCACGGTGCCGTTCTCGGGTTCCCCGGCCGCCCTGCTGGCCTGGCTCGTCCGCCATGAGCCGGGAGTGCTTCGGCAGGCCCGTTGGCTGTTGTCCTGCAAGGACTGGCTGCGCCTGAGGCTGACGGGAGCGGTGGCCACCGATCCCACGGACGCCAGTGCCTCGTTCACCGACATGCGGCGGGGCGGCTACTCGCCGGAGCTCCTCGACCTGTACGGCCTCGGCGCTCTCGCTGGCCTGCTGCCGCCCGTGCTGCCCTGCGACGCGGTGAGCGGAACCGTCACCCGTGAGGCCGCGGTGCTCACCGGGCTCACCGCCGGCACGCCCGTGGTCACGGGCGCCCATGACGTCGATGCCGCCGCGCTCGGGATCGGCGGCACGACGCCGGGCGAACTGTGCCTGATCGCAGGGTCGTTCAGCATCAATCAGGTGGTCAGCGAGCGCCCGGTCGTCGATCCGCGCTGGCAGGTCCGTCACTTCGTCCGCCCGGGCCAGTGGATGACCATGTCCACCTCACCCGCTTCGGTGGCGAACCTGGAGTGGTTCCTGCGGGTCACGGGCGCGCCGACCGATGAGCGCTACGGCGTCCACGAGGCGATCGGCCGAGAGGTCGAGGCATGCCTGGACGGTCCGTCGGAGGTGTTGTTCCACCCGTTCGTCTACGGTTCCCCGCACCCGCACCCCGCGTCCGGGACGTTCCTCGGCCTGCGCGGCTGGCACGGCCGCGGCCACCTGCTGCGGGCCCTGATGGAAGGCGTGGTCCTCAATCACCGCTGGCACGTCGACGTGCTCTGCTCGAAGCTGCCGGTCACCGGGGCGGCCGCCCGGCTGACCGGTGGCGCCGCACACAGTGCGGTATGGAGCCAGATGTTCGCCGACGCCCTGCGGCGGCCGGTCGTGGTGAGCGACGTGCCGGAGAGCGCCGCCCGGGGAGCTGCCCTGCTCGCGGCCACCGCCGTCGGACTGCTTGACGACGTGACCGACCCGCGCGCCACCGCCGCCGTACGCAGACGCCACGAACCCCGCCCCGACCGGGTCGCCGTACTCGACGAGGCGTATGCGGTGTACCGGGAGGCGTTGGAGGCTCTCGGACCGGTCTGGGCTCGCCTGGACGCGCCCAAGGCCAACGAGTGA
- a CDS encoding aldo/keto reductase, producing MQLTGPGVWGEPADRDEAILVLRRAVELGVTLIDTADAYGPYVNENLISEALHLYADDLLM from the coding sequence ATGCAGCTCACCGGCCCGGGCGTGTGGGGTGAGCCCGCCGACCGCGACGAGGCGATCCTAGTGCTGCGCCGTGCTGTCGAGCTCGGCGTCACACTCATCGACACCGCCGACGCGTACGGGCCGTACGTCAACGAGAACCTGATCTCCGAGGCACTCCACCTGTACGCCGACGACCTGTTGATGTGA
- a CDS encoding aldo/keto reductase, producing MDGSLQRLKLDRIDLYQLHRIDPRVPLAEQVGVLAQLREEGKIRHVGLSEVTVEELVETQQYVPIVSVQNLFNLDERKSEAVLEHCEREGIAFIPWFPLATGQRAGQFGSASEPEVIALSVWGAAHGLVSLVLSGNEPPGLAVADCFERALRALVKGWRDSEDPVAGFAEAT from the coding sequence GTGGACGGGAGCCTTCAGCGTCTGAAGCTGGACCGCATCGACCTCTACCAGTTGCACCGGATCGACCCGAGGGTGCCGCTGGCCGAACAGGTCGGCGTGCTCGCGCAGTTGCGGGAAGAGGGCAAGATCCGGCACGTCGGCCTGTCGGAGGTGACGGTCGAGGAACTGGTGGAGACGCAGCAGTACGTCCCGATCGTGTCGGTGCAGAACCTCTTCAACCTCGACGAGCGCAAGTCCGAGGCGGTGCTCGAGCACTGCGAGCGGGAGGGCATCGCGTTCATTCCGTGGTTCCCGCTGGCGACCGGGCAGCGGGCTGGGCAGTTCGGTTCCGCGTCCGAACCCGAGGTCATCGCACTGTCGGTCTGGGGAGCGGCCCACGGTCTGGTGTCCCTGGTGCTGTCGGGGAACGAGCCGCCGGGGCTCGCGGTCGCCGACTGCTTCGAGCGGGCGCTGCGGGCATTGGTGAAGGGATGGCGAGACAGCGAGGATCCGGTTGCGGGATTCGCGGAGGCCACGTGA